Proteins encoded in a region of the Ursus arctos isolate Adak ecotype North America unplaced genomic scaffold, UrsArc2.0 scaffold_2, whole genome shotgun sequence genome:
- the CLK2 gene encoding dual specificity protein kinase CLK2 isoform X4, which produces MPHPRRYHSSERGSRGSYHEHYRSRKHKRRRSRSWSSSSDRTRRRRREDSYHVRSRSYDDRSSDRRVYDRRYYGSYRRNGCSRDRGEAYCEPDYRHSYEYHREDSSYRSQRSSRRKHRRRRRRSRTFSRSSSHSSRRAKSVEDDAEGHLIYHVGDWLQERYEIVSTLGEGTFGRVVQCVDHRRGGARVALKIIKNVEKYKEAARLEINVLEKINEKDPDNKNLCVQMFDWFDYHGHMCISFELLGLSTFDFLKDNNYLPYPVHQVRHMAFQLCQAVKFLHDNKLTHTDLKPENILFVNSDYELTYNLEKKRDERSVKSTAVRVVDFGSATFDHEHHSTIVSTRHYRAPEVILELGWSQPCDVWSIGCIIFEYYVGFTLFQTHDNREHLAMMERILGPIPSRMIRKTRKQKYFYRGRLDWDENTSAGRYVRENCKPLRRYLTSEAEEHHQLFDLIESMLEYEPAKRLTLGEALQHPFFARLRAEPPNTKLWDSSRDISR; this is translated from the exons aTGCCTCATCCCCGAAGGTACCATTCCTCAGAGCGAGGCAGCCGGGGCAGTTACCATGAGCACTATCGGAGCCGAAAGCACAAGAGACGAAGAAGCCGCTCCTGGTCAAGTAGCAGTGACCGGACCCGGCGGCGCCGGCGGGAAGACAGCTACCATGTCCGTTCCCGGAG TTACGATGACCGCTCGTCGGACCGGAGGGTGTATGACCGGAGGTACTATGGCAGCTACAGGCGCAACGGCTGCAGCCGGGACCGGGGAGAAGCCTACTGTGAGCCTGACTACCGGCACTCCTACGAATACCACCGGGAGGACAGCAGTTACCGCAGCCAGCGCAGCAGCCGGAGGAAGCACAGGCGGCGGAGACGGCGCAGCCGGACCTTCAGCCGCTCATCTTCG CACAGCAGCCGGAGAGCCAAGAGTGTAGAGGACGACGCTGAGGGCCACCTCATCTACCACGTCGGGGACTGGCTACAAGAGCGAT atgaaattgtaAGCACTTTGGGAGAGGGGACCTTTGGCCGAGTTGTACAATGTGTCGACCATCGCAG GGGTGGGGCTCGAGTTGCCCTGAAGATCATTAAGAATGTGGAAAAGTACAAGGAAGCAGCTCGGCTTGAAATCAACGTCCTGGAGAAAATCAATGAGAAGGACCCCGACAATAAGAA CCTCTGTGTGCAGATGTTTGACTGGTTTGACTACCATGGCCACATGTGCATCTCTTTCGAGCTTCTGGGCCTTAGCACCTTCGATTTCCTCAAAGACAACAACTACCTGCCCTACCCTGTCCACCAAGTGCGCCACATGGCCTTCCAGCTGTGCCAGGCTGTCAAGT TCCTTCATGATAACAAGCTGACACATACGGACCTCAAGCCTGAAAATATTCTGTTTGTGAATTCAGACTATGAGCTCACCTACAATCTAGAGAAG AAACGAGACGAACGCAGTGTGAAGAGCACAGCTGTGCGGGTGGTGGACTTTGGCAGTGCCACCTTTGACCACGAACACCACAGTACCATTGTCTCCACTCGCCATTACCGGGCACCAGAGGTCATCCTCG AGCTGGGCTGGTCACAGCCTTGTGATGTGTGGAGCATCGGCTGCATTATCTTTGAGTACTACGTTGGCTTCACACTGTTTCAG ACCCATGACAACAGAGAGCATCTAGCCATGATGGAAAGGATCTTGGGTCCTATCCCTTCCCGGATGATCCGAAAGACAAG GAAGCAGAAATATTTTTATCGGGGTCGCCTGGATTGGGATGAGAACACATCAGCTGGGCGCTACGTACGAGAAAACTGCAAACCACTGCGG CGGTATCTGACCTCAGAGGCAGAGGAACACCACCAGCTCTTCGATCTGATTGAAAGCATGCTAGAGTATGAACCTGCTAAGCGGTTGACCTTGGGTGAAGCCCTTCAGCATCCTTTCTTCGCCCGCCtacgggctgagccacccaacACCAAGTTGTGGGACTCCAGTCGGGATATCAGTCGGTGA
- the CLK2 gene encoding dual specificity protein kinase CLK2 isoform X3 produces the protein MPHPRRYHSSERGSRGSYHEHYRSRKHKRRRSRSWSSSSDRTRRRRREDSYHVRSRSYDDRSSDRRVYDRRYYGSYRRNGCSRDRGEAYCEPDYRHSYEYHREDSSYRSQRSSRRKHRRRRRRSRTFSRSSSQHSSRRAKSVEDDAEGHLIYHVGDWLQERYEIVSTLGEGTFGRVVQCVDHRRGGARVALKIIKNVEKYKEAARLEINVLEKINEKDPDNKNLCVQMFDWFDYHGHMCISFELLGLSTFDFLKDNNYLPYPVHQVRHMAFQLCQAVKFLHDNKLTHTDLKPENILFVNSDYELTYNLEKKRDERSVKSTAVRVVDFGSATFDHEHHSTIVSTRHYRAPEVILELGWSQPCDVWSIGCIIFEYYVGFTLFQTHDNREHLAMMERILGPIPSRMIRKTRKQKYFYRGRLDWDENTSAGRYVRENCKPLRRYLTSEAEEHHQLFDLIESMLEYEPAKRLTLGEALQHPFFARLRAEPPNTKLWDSSRDISR, from the exons aTGCCTCATCCCCGAAGGTACCATTCCTCAGAGCGAGGCAGCCGGGGCAGTTACCATGAGCACTATCGGAGCCGAAAGCACAAGAGACGAAGAAGCCGCTCCTGGTCAAGTAGCAGTGACCGGACCCGGCGGCGCCGGCGGGAAGACAGCTACCATGTCCGTTCCCGGAG TTACGATGACCGCTCGTCGGACCGGAGGGTGTATGACCGGAGGTACTATGGCAGCTACAGGCGCAACGGCTGCAGCCGGGACCGGGGAGAAGCCTACTGTGAGCCTGACTACCGGCACTCCTACGAATACCACCGGGAGGACAGCAGTTACCGCAGCCAGCGCAGCAGCCGGAGGAAGCACAGGCGGCGGAGACGGCGCAGCCGGACCTTCAGCCGCTCATCTTCG CAGCACAGCAGCCGGAGAGCCAAGAGTGTAGAGGACGACGCTGAGGGCCACCTCATCTACCACGTCGGGGACTGGCTACAAGAGCGAT atgaaattgtaAGCACTTTGGGAGAGGGGACCTTTGGCCGAGTTGTACAATGTGTCGACCATCGCAG GGGTGGGGCTCGAGTTGCCCTGAAGATCATTAAGAATGTGGAAAAGTACAAGGAAGCAGCTCGGCTTGAAATCAACGTCCTGGAGAAAATCAATGAGAAGGACCCCGACAATAAGAA CCTCTGTGTGCAGATGTTTGACTGGTTTGACTACCATGGCCACATGTGCATCTCTTTCGAGCTTCTGGGCCTTAGCACCTTCGATTTCCTCAAAGACAACAACTACCTGCCCTACCCTGTCCACCAAGTGCGCCACATGGCCTTCCAGCTGTGCCAGGCTGTCAAGT TCCTTCATGATAACAAGCTGACACATACGGACCTCAAGCCTGAAAATATTCTGTTTGTGAATTCAGACTATGAGCTCACCTACAATCTAGAGAAG AAACGAGACGAACGCAGTGTGAAGAGCACAGCTGTGCGGGTGGTGGACTTTGGCAGTGCCACCTTTGACCACGAACACCACAGTACCATTGTCTCCACTCGCCATTACCGGGCACCAGAGGTCATCCTCG AGCTGGGCTGGTCACAGCCTTGTGATGTGTGGAGCATCGGCTGCATTATCTTTGAGTACTACGTTGGCTTCACACTGTTTCAG ACCCATGACAACAGAGAGCATCTAGCCATGATGGAAAGGATCTTGGGTCCTATCCCTTCCCGGATGATCCGAAAGACAAG GAAGCAGAAATATTTTTATCGGGGTCGCCTGGATTGGGATGAGAACACATCAGCTGGGCGCTACGTACGAGAAAACTGCAAACCACTGCGG CGGTATCTGACCTCAGAGGCAGAGGAACACCACCAGCTCTTCGATCTGATTGAAAGCATGCTAGAGTATGAACCTGCTAAGCGGTTGACCTTGGGTGAAGCCCTTCAGCATCCTTTCTTCGCCCGCCtacgggctgagccacccaacACCAAGTTGTGGGACTCCAGTCGGGATATCAGTCGGTGA
- the SCAMP3 gene encoding secretory carrier-associated membrane protein 3 yields the protein MAQSRDGGNPFAGAGELDNPFQDPAVIQHRPSPQYATLDVYNPFETREPPPAYEPPAPAPLPPPSAPSLQSSRKLSPTEPKNYGSYSTQASAAAATAELLKKQEELNRKAEELDRRERELQHAALGGTAARQNNWPPLPSFCPVQPCFFQDIPVEIPQEFQKTVSTMYYLWMCSTLALLLNFLACLASFCVETSNGSGFGLSILWVLLFTPCSFVCWYRPMYKAFRSDSSFNFFVFFFIFFVQDVLFVLQAIGIPGWGFSGWISALVVVKANKAVAGLMLLVALFFTGIAVLGIVMLKRIHSLYRRTGASFQKAQQEFAAGVFSNPAVRTAAANAAAGAAENAFRAP from the exons ATGGCTCAGAGCAGAGACGGCGGAAACCCCTTCGCCGGGGCCGGCGAGCTTGACAACCCCTTTCAG GACCCAGCTGTGATCCAGCACCGACCCAGCCCGCAGTATGCCACCCTTGACGTCTACAACCCCTTTGAGACCCGGGAG CCCCCACCAGCCTATgagcctcctgcccctgccccgttGCCTCCACCCTCGGCTCCCTCTTTGCAGTCCTCGAGAAAGCTCAGCCCTACAGAACCCAAAAACTATGGCTCCTACAGCACCCAG GCTTCCGCTGCCGCAGCCACGGCTGAGCTACTAAAGAAGCAGGAGGAGCTCAACCGGAAAGCAGAGGAGCTGGACCGGAGGGAGCGGGAGCTGCAGCATGCTGCCCTGGGGGGCACAGCTG CTCGACAGAACAATTGGCCCCCTCTGCCTTCTTTTTGCCCAGTCCAGCCCTGCTTTTTCCAGGACATCCCCGTGGAGATCCCCCAGGAATTTCAGAAGACCGTGTCGACCATGTACTACCTCTGGATGT GCAGCACGCTGGCTCTTCTCCTGAATTTTCTTGCCTGCCTGGCCAGCTTCTGTGTGGAGACCAGCAATGGCTCGGGCTTTGGACTCTCTATCCTCTGGGTCCTCCTTTTCACTCCCTGCTCCTTTGTGTGCTGGTACCGCCCCATGTATAAGGCTTTCCG GAGTGACAGTTCATTCAATTTCTTcgttttcttcttcattttcttcgtCCAGGATGTTCTCTTTGTCCTCCAGGCCATTGGCATCCCAGGTTGGGGCTTCAG CGGCTGGATCTCCGCTCTGGTGGTGGTGAAGGCCAACAAGGCCGTGGCCGGGCTCATGCTGCTGGTCGCCCTGTTCTTCACTGGCATCGCCGTGCTGGGGATTGTGATGCTTAAGCGG ATCCACTCCTTGTACCGCCGCACGGGGGCCAGCTTTCAGAAGGCCCAGCAGGAATTTGCCGCGGGGGTCTTCTCCAACCCCGCCGTGCGAACCGCCGCTGCCAACGCAGCCGCCGGGGCTGCCGAAAATGCCTTCCGAGCCCCGTGA
- the CLK2 gene encoding dual specificity protein kinase CLK2 isoform X1 produces the protein MPHPRRYHSSERGSRGSYHEHYRSRKHKRRRSRSWSSSSDRTRRRRREDSYHVRSRSSYDDRSSDRRVYDRRYYGSYRRNGCSRDRGEAYCEPDYRHSYEYHREDSSYRSQRSSRRKHRRRRRRSRTFSRSSSQHSSRRAKSVEDDAEGHLIYHVGDWLQERYEIVSTLGEGTFGRVVQCVDHRRGGARVALKIIKNVEKYKEAARLEINVLEKINEKDPDNKNLCVQMFDWFDYHGHMCISFELLGLSTFDFLKDNNYLPYPVHQVRHMAFQLCQAVKFLHDNKLTHTDLKPENILFVNSDYELTYNLEKKRDERSVKSTAVRVVDFGSATFDHEHHSTIVSTRHYRAPEVILELGWSQPCDVWSIGCIIFEYYVGFTLFQTHDNREHLAMMERILGPIPSRMIRKTRKQKYFYRGRLDWDENTSAGRYVRENCKPLRRYLTSEAEEHHQLFDLIESMLEYEPAKRLTLGEALQHPFFARLRAEPPNTKLWDSSRDISR, from the exons aTGCCTCATCCCCGAAGGTACCATTCCTCAGAGCGAGGCAGCCGGGGCAGTTACCATGAGCACTATCGGAGCCGAAAGCACAAGAGACGAAGAAGCCGCTCCTGGTCAAGTAGCAGTGACCGGACCCGGCGGCGCCGGCGGGAAGACAGCTACCATGTCCGTTCCCGGAG CAGTTACGATGACCGCTCGTCGGACCGGAGGGTGTATGACCGGAGGTACTATGGCAGCTACAGGCGCAACGGCTGCAGCCGGGACCGGGGAGAAGCCTACTGTGAGCCTGACTACCGGCACTCCTACGAATACCACCGGGAGGACAGCAGTTACCGCAGCCAGCGCAGCAGCCGGAGGAAGCACAGGCGGCGGAGACGGCGCAGCCGGACCTTCAGCCGCTCATCTTCG CAGCACAGCAGCCGGAGAGCCAAGAGTGTAGAGGACGACGCTGAGGGCCACCTCATCTACCACGTCGGGGACTGGCTACAAGAGCGAT atgaaattgtaAGCACTTTGGGAGAGGGGACCTTTGGCCGAGTTGTACAATGTGTCGACCATCGCAG GGGTGGGGCTCGAGTTGCCCTGAAGATCATTAAGAATGTGGAAAAGTACAAGGAAGCAGCTCGGCTTGAAATCAACGTCCTGGAGAAAATCAATGAGAAGGACCCCGACAATAAGAA CCTCTGTGTGCAGATGTTTGACTGGTTTGACTACCATGGCCACATGTGCATCTCTTTCGAGCTTCTGGGCCTTAGCACCTTCGATTTCCTCAAAGACAACAACTACCTGCCCTACCCTGTCCACCAAGTGCGCCACATGGCCTTCCAGCTGTGCCAGGCTGTCAAGT TCCTTCATGATAACAAGCTGACACATACGGACCTCAAGCCTGAAAATATTCTGTTTGTGAATTCAGACTATGAGCTCACCTACAATCTAGAGAAG AAACGAGACGAACGCAGTGTGAAGAGCACAGCTGTGCGGGTGGTGGACTTTGGCAGTGCCACCTTTGACCACGAACACCACAGTACCATTGTCTCCACTCGCCATTACCGGGCACCAGAGGTCATCCTCG AGCTGGGCTGGTCACAGCCTTGTGATGTGTGGAGCATCGGCTGCATTATCTTTGAGTACTACGTTGGCTTCACACTGTTTCAG ACCCATGACAACAGAGAGCATCTAGCCATGATGGAAAGGATCTTGGGTCCTATCCCTTCCCGGATGATCCGAAAGACAAG GAAGCAGAAATATTTTTATCGGGGTCGCCTGGATTGGGATGAGAACACATCAGCTGGGCGCTACGTACGAGAAAACTGCAAACCACTGCGG CGGTATCTGACCTCAGAGGCAGAGGAACACCACCAGCTCTTCGATCTGATTGAAAGCATGCTAGAGTATGAACCTGCTAAGCGGTTGACCTTGGGTGAAGCCCTTCAGCATCCTTTCTTCGCCCGCCtacgggctgagccacccaacACCAAGTTGTGGGACTCCAGTCGGGATATCAGTCGGTGA
- the CLK2 gene encoding dual specificity protein kinase CLK2 isoform X2, giving the protein MPHPRRYHSSERGSRGSYHEHYRSRKHKRRRSRSWSSSSDRTRRRRREDSYHVRSRSSYDDRSSDRRVYDRRYYGSYRRNGCSRDRGEAYCEPDYRHSYEYHREDSSYRSQRSSRRKHRRRRRRSRTFSRSSSHSSRRAKSVEDDAEGHLIYHVGDWLQERYEIVSTLGEGTFGRVVQCVDHRRGGARVALKIIKNVEKYKEAARLEINVLEKINEKDPDNKNLCVQMFDWFDYHGHMCISFELLGLSTFDFLKDNNYLPYPVHQVRHMAFQLCQAVKFLHDNKLTHTDLKPENILFVNSDYELTYNLEKKRDERSVKSTAVRVVDFGSATFDHEHHSTIVSTRHYRAPEVILELGWSQPCDVWSIGCIIFEYYVGFTLFQTHDNREHLAMMERILGPIPSRMIRKTRKQKYFYRGRLDWDENTSAGRYVRENCKPLRRYLTSEAEEHHQLFDLIESMLEYEPAKRLTLGEALQHPFFARLRAEPPNTKLWDSSRDISR; this is encoded by the exons aTGCCTCATCCCCGAAGGTACCATTCCTCAGAGCGAGGCAGCCGGGGCAGTTACCATGAGCACTATCGGAGCCGAAAGCACAAGAGACGAAGAAGCCGCTCCTGGTCAAGTAGCAGTGACCGGACCCGGCGGCGCCGGCGGGAAGACAGCTACCATGTCCGTTCCCGGAG CAGTTACGATGACCGCTCGTCGGACCGGAGGGTGTATGACCGGAGGTACTATGGCAGCTACAGGCGCAACGGCTGCAGCCGGGACCGGGGAGAAGCCTACTGTGAGCCTGACTACCGGCACTCCTACGAATACCACCGGGAGGACAGCAGTTACCGCAGCCAGCGCAGCAGCCGGAGGAAGCACAGGCGGCGGAGACGGCGCAGCCGGACCTTCAGCCGCTCATCTTCG CACAGCAGCCGGAGAGCCAAGAGTGTAGAGGACGACGCTGAGGGCCACCTCATCTACCACGTCGGGGACTGGCTACAAGAGCGAT atgaaattgtaAGCACTTTGGGAGAGGGGACCTTTGGCCGAGTTGTACAATGTGTCGACCATCGCAG GGGTGGGGCTCGAGTTGCCCTGAAGATCATTAAGAATGTGGAAAAGTACAAGGAAGCAGCTCGGCTTGAAATCAACGTCCTGGAGAAAATCAATGAGAAGGACCCCGACAATAAGAA CCTCTGTGTGCAGATGTTTGACTGGTTTGACTACCATGGCCACATGTGCATCTCTTTCGAGCTTCTGGGCCTTAGCACCTTCGATTTCCTCAAAGACAACAACTACCTGCCCTACCCTGTCCACCAAGTGCGCCACATGGCCTTCCAGCTGTGCCAGGCTGTCAAGT TCCTTCATGATAACAAGCTGACACATACGGACCTCAAGCCTGAAAATATTCTGTTTGTGAATTCAGACTATGAGCTCACCTACAATCTAGAGAAG AAACGAGACGAACGCAGTGTGAAGAGCACAGCTGTGCGGGTGGTGGACTTTGGCAGTGCCACCTTTGACCACGAACACCACAGTACCATTGTCTCCACTCGCCATTACCGGGCACCAGAGGTCATCCTCG AGCTGGGCTGGTCACAGCCTTGTGATGTGTGGAGCATCGGCTGCATTATCTTTGAGTACTACGTTGGCTTCACACTGTTTCAG ACCCATGACAACAGAGAGCATCTAGCCATGATGGAAAGGATCTTGGGTCCTATCCCTTCCCGGATGATCCGAAAGACAAG GAAGCAGAAATATTTTTATCGGGGTCGCCTGGATTGGGATGAGAACACATCAGCTGGGCGCTACGTACGAGAAAACTGCAAACCACTGCGG CGGTATCTGACCTCAGAGGCAGAGGAACACCACCAGCTCTTCGATCTGATTGAAAGCATGCTAGAGTATGAACCTGCTAAGCGGTTGACCTTGGGTGAAGCCCTTCAGCATCCTTTCTTCGCCCGCCtacgggctgagccacccaacACCAAGTTGTGGGACTCCAGTCGGGATATCAGTCGGTGA